The following coding sequences lie in one Heyndrickxia oleronia genomic window:
- a CDS encoding transglutaminase TgpA family protein, which produces MTRTKDYHRILTLTLYFFSFLLLMEWIYPLKEVANTGNTVLFIVFIALSFLFYLFNVPFFAVVLMKLIFILFSLHHIFFFEYFIFDIQWMGVVVKDLIKNINFLFGREWEYLTNEFRTILFFVLLWLITYLLKYWLIARRSIFLFFIMTIVYITVLDTFTAYDSKMAIIRTVIFGFILLGMLFFQRFVEKENLGNSRKMMVKWMIPLVIMIIGSSFLGWIVPKASPIWPDPVPFFKSYAGGDERGGNKKSGVSKVGYRNDDSSLGGPFIGDDTEVFQVVAESRQYWRVEMKDLYTGKGWETSKPPTTSTYTIEEKPQISLNEGIDEFPFAENEGQGYEEKQVYKAARITKAELSPNLVHTYGLANIIYGEVSVAGGSKQVNQLSVNNVTEKVTASRNQGPFSMREYAVIYQPQKYSIKKMSETNGQGVQVDPRYTQLPDNFPKRVKDLAASITKGKTNWYDKTKAIESYFQNGQFTYDQKDVAIPKEKQDYVDQFLFETQRGYCDNFSTSMVTMLRSIGIPSRWVKGYSSGTYQGSDGVSENIYKVTNNNAHSWVEVYFPNVGWVPFEPTIGFRNTSIFNNDVEQTSQVNNTDQKDETEALEKDKKETDLTKGTSSEDNFSFSELWSKITTYLNKHWLLLTSILLMICLISYVAYVKRSKWIPYLLIWKYRNKRDSNTFIKAYLSLLKQLERYGLKKEAGQTLREYAIQVDGFFGSQMMGILTLEYERSIYRHQDTSINWEQHRELWENLIKKTTG; this is translated from the coding sequence ATGACTCGAACAAAGGATTATCATCGAATCCTTACACTCACTCTTTATTTTTTTAGTTTTCTTTTATTAATGGAATGGATCTATCCGTTAAAGGAAGTGGCTAATACTGGTAATACGGTTTTGTTTATAGTGTTTATCGCTTTATCATTCCTATTCTACCTTTTTAATGTGCCGTTTTTTGCAGTAGTTTTAATGAAGTTAATTTTTATTTTGTTTTCCCTCCATCATATTTTCTTCTTCGAGTACTTTATTTTCGATATCCAATGGATGGGAGTCGTAGTAAAAGATTTAATTAAAAATATAAACTTTTTATTTGGGAGAGAGTGGGAGTATCTAACAAATGAGTTTCGGACGATTTTGTTTTTTGTTCTCTTGTGGCTCATTACGTATTTGCTTAAATATTGGTTAATTGCTAGAAGAAGTATTTTTTTGTTTTTTATCATGACTATCGTTTATATTACGGTGCTTGATACGTTTACAGCATATGATAGCAAAATGGCTATTATTAGAACGGTAATCTTCGGCTTTATATTGTTAGGTATGCTCTTCTTTCAGAGATTTGTAGAGAAAGAAAATTTGGGGAATTCCAGAAAAATGATGGTTAAATGGATGATTCCTTTAGTTATCATGATTATCGGGAGCTCATTTCTAGGTTGGATTGTACCAAAAGCATCGCCCATATGGCCTGATCCTGTACCTTTCTTTAAATCATATGCTGGGGGAGATGAAAGAGGAGGAAATAAAAAATCTGGTGTTAGTAAAGTTGGTTATCGGAATGACGACTCTTCACTAGGTGGGCCGTTCATAGGGGATGATACAGAGGTTTTTCAGGTTGTTGCCGAATCTCGACAATATTGGCGTGTGGAAATGAAGGATTTATATACGGGGAAAGGATGGGAAACTTCCAAGCCACCTACAACATCAACTTATACAATCGAGGAGAAACCGCAAATTTCCTTGAATGAGGGAATAGATGAATTTCCTTTTGCTGAAAACGAAGGGCAGGGGTATGAGGAAAAGCAAGTATATAAGGCTGCGAGGATCACGAAGGCAGAGCTTAGTCCTAATCTGGTTCATACCTATGGTTTAGCGAATATTATCTATGGAGAAGTCTCTGTCGCCGGTGGTTCGAAGCAAGTTAATCAATTATCAGTCAATAACGTTACCGAAAAAGTAACAGCAAGCAGAAATCAGGGGCCCTTTTCGATGAGGGAATATGCAGTCATTTACCAACCGCAAAAATATAGTATTAAAAAAATGAGTGAAACAAATGGCCAAGGTGTACAAGTTGATCCAAGGTACACGCAACTGCCGGATAATTTTCCTAAGCGCGTAAAAGACTTAGCGGCAAGTATCACAAAAGGTAAAACGAATTGGTATGATAAGACGAAAGCCATTGAATCCTATTTCCAAAATGGTCAATTCACTTATGATCAAAAGGATGTTGCGATTCCAAAGGAAAAACAGGATTATGTTGATCAATTTCTATTTGAAACACAAAGAGGATATTGTGATAACTTCTCGACTTCAATGGTAACCATGCTTCGGTCGATAGGAATTCCTTCTAGATGGGTAAAGGGATATTCGTCTGGAACTTATCAGGGTTCTGATGGGGTGTCCGAGAATATATACAAGGTGACAAATAATAATGCTCACTCTTGGGTTGAAGTTTATTTTCCTAATGTCGGTTGGGTACCATTTGAACCGACTATTGGATTTAGAAATACATCCATTTTCAATAATGATGTAGAGCAGACTTCCCAGGTAAATAACACAGATCAAAAAGATGAAACTGAAGCATTGGAAAAAGACAAGAAGGAAACGGACTTAACGAAAGGAACAAGTAGTGAAGATAATTTCTCATTCTCAGAGTTATGGAGTAAAATCACTACTTATTTGAATAAACATTGGCTCCTACTGACATCCATATTATTGATGATTTGTCTTATTAGTTATGTCGCTTATGTCAAGCGTAGTAAGTGGATTCCATATTTACTCATTTGGAAGTACCGAAATAAAAGGGATTCAAACACCTTTATTAAGGCATATCTTTCATTATTAAAGCAATTAGAAAGATATGGTCTTAAAAAAGAAGCTGGACAGACATTACGTGAATACGCAATTCAGGTAGATGGCTTCTTTGGTAGTCAAATGATGGGAATATTAACATTGGAATATGAGAGATCTATTTATCGTCATCAAGATACCTCTATTAACTGGGAACAACACCGCGAATTGTGGGAAAATTTAATTAAAAAAACAACGGGTTGA
- a CDS encoding DUF58 domain-containing protein yields the protein MIRAQLKTWGKFLLLILFLLLTFSYAMFQGGFVSWFLFYSFTPFALYALFIALYPLSDLTVERRFNRDTYAAGEHLDMVITIDRNYPFPLFFLIINNTSSLSTRNGKQILFPGFKKHIQLKYSMANIPRGEHCFYDISIKVGDPLGLFSKEKSFSLKKIILVYPSYTDIIYRSIESRYEQGATASQIKIQNDTTMVSGIRNYEPGDRFTWIDWKATARMNEMKTKEFEERQSNDVTIILDRSPSTSFETNVKFVASLIRTIIRHGGQIGFYSIGEDQSIFPIRGGDEYQQQLFHHLAKVKANSQLPVSSILEGESVFYQQSASLMISTSNITEELIEMLRKHVRRTGMVIVFVIKNHNEPFSDEEYRLGYAASQFGVHVSYLHEEDFRSALTGVKH from the coding sequence ATGATTAGAGCACAATTAAAGACATGGGGGAAATTTCTTCTTTTAATTCTGTTTCTTCTGTTAACATTCTCCTATGCAATGTTTCAAGGTGGCTTTGTCAGCTGGTTTTTATTCTATAGCTTTACACCGTTTGCATTGTATGCATTGTTCATTGCTCTCTATCCGTTAAGTGACTTAACTGTGGAAAGGAGATTTAATCGGGATACATATGCTGCAGGGGAACATTTGGACATGGTTATAACGATTGATAGGAACTATCCTTTTCCTCTCTTCTTTCTTATCATAAATAACACTTCTAGTCTTTCAACTAGAAATGGAAAACAAATTTTATTTCCTGGATTTAAAAAGCATATTCAGCTCAAGTATAGCATGGCAAATATTCCGAGAGGGGAGCATTGTTTTTATGACATTTCTATTAAGGTTGGTGATCCACTAGGGTTATTTTCTAAGGAGAAGAGTTTTTCATTGAAAAAAATCATTCTCGTTTATCCTTCCTATACAGACATTATTTATCGTTCAATTGAAAGCAGATATGAACAAGGGGCAACAGCTTCTCAAATAAAAATTCAAAATGATACGACTATGGTTAGTGGAATCAGAAACTATGAGCCTGGGGATCGTTTTACCTGGATCGATTGGAAGGCTACGGCAAGAATGAATGAAATGAAAACAAAAGAATTTGAAGAGCGACAATCCAATGATGTAACCATTATTTTAGATCGTTCACCCTCGACCTCATTTGAAACAAATGTGAAATTTGTTGCCTCACTTATTCGTACGATCATACGCCATGGGGGGCAGATCGGCTTTTATTCTATTGGTGAAGATCAATCTATTTTTCCAATTCGTGGTGGTGATGAATACCAGCAACAGTTATTCCATCATCTTGCAAAAGTAAAAGCAAATAGTCAATTACCTGTATCATCTATTTTAGAAGGGGAATCAGTCTTTTATCAACAATCTGCATCATTAATGATTAGTACCTCCAATATAACGGAGGAATTAATAGAGATGCTAAGAAAGCATGTGAGAAGAACGGGGATGGTGATTGTTTTCGTTATTAAAAATCACAATGAACCATTTAGTGATGAGGAATATCGATTAGGTTATGCTGCTTCCCAGTTTGGGGTGCATGTGAGCTACCTACATGAAGAAGATTTCCGTTCGGCTTTGACGGGGGTGAAGCATTAA
- a CDS encoding AAA family ATPase, whose amino-acid sequence MTITAMHPKLQQVLSNIEKVMIGKTDIAELSLVALLAEGHVLLEDVPGVGKTMMVRALARSVNASFKRIQFTPDLLPSDVLGVSIYNPKELEFQYRPGPIMGNIILADEINRTSPKTQSALLEGMEESSVTVDGNTKKLERPFFVMATQNPIEYEGTYPLPEAQLDRFLLKMKMGYPTKDEEIEVLTRTQKQAPIEGLDSVISLDELVELQDQVKEVYVDHTIKHYIVELSHYTRTHKSVYLGVSPRASIALMKASQAYAFLHGRDFIIPDDVQYLAPFVFSHRIILKADAKYGGKTAEDIIKEILHYVQVPVKRAVR is encoded by the coding sequence ATGACAATTACAGCTATGCATCCAAAGTTACAGCAAGTCTTAAGTAATATAGAAAAAGTAATGATAGGAAAGACTGATATAGCAGAGTTAAGCCTAGTTGCCCTACTTGCAGAAGGACATGTCCTACTAGAGGACGTACCAGGTGTAGGAAAAACAATGATGGTTCGTGCACTTGCTCGATCTGTAAATGCATCATTTAAAAGAATTCAATTTACCCCAGATTTGCTTCCTTCTGATGTACTTGGTGTTTCTATATATAATCCGAAAGAGTTGGAGTTTCAGTATAGACCTGGTCCAATAATGGGTAATATTATTCTAGCGGATGAGATTAATAGAACTTCGCCAAAAACCCAATCCGCGCTTCTCGAAGGTATGGAAGAAAGCAGTGTAACTGTGGATGGAAATACGAAAAAACTAGAGCGCCCCTTTTTTGTTATGGCAACACAAAATCCGATCGAATATGAAGGAACATACCCTCTTCCAGAAGCTCAGCTTGATCGTTTTCTATTAAAAATGAAAATGGGCTATCCAACAAAGGATGAAGAAATTGAAGTGTTAACAAGAACGCAAAAACAAGCCCCAATTGAAGGATTAGATTCAGTAATTTCTCTTGATGAACTAGTAGAGCTGCAGGATCAGGTAAAAGAGGTCTATGTTGATCACACAATCAAACACTATATTGTCGAGCTTTCTCATTATACAAGAACCCACAAAAGTGTTTATTTAGGGGTTAGTCCGCGTGCATCAATCGCTTTGATGAAGGCATCCCAAGCCTACGCCTTCTTGCATGGTCGAGATTTTATTATTCCCGATGATGTACAGTACTTAGCACCTTTCGTATTTTCACATCGAATTATATTAAAGGCGGATGCGAAATACGGGGGCAAAACCGCTGAAGATATTATTAAAGAAATTTTACATTATGTTCAGGTTCCCGTAAAAAGGGCTGTGAGATAA
- the nadE gene encoding ammonia-dependent NAD(+) synthetase, with the protein MDQLQKAIVNEMKVKAIIDPNEEIRKSIDFLKNYLKKYPFLKGFVLGISGGQDSTLAGKLAQLAINEMIEETGNPDYQFIAVRLPYGIQKDMDDVNDAIEFIQPTRALTVNIKAAVDASEASLKEVGIHLSDFAKGNEKARERMKVQYSIAAMENCVVLGTDHSAENLTGFYTKYGDGGADLVPLFRLNKRQGRMLLKELGCPEHLYMKTPTADLEDERPQLADESALGVTYEEIDDYLEGKEVSEQAKKTIENLYAKSEHKRHLPITVFDDFWK; encoded by the coding sequence ATGGATCAGTTGCAAAAAGCAATAGTAAATGAAATGAAAGTGAAAGCAATAATAGACCCTAATGAAGAAATTCGTAAAAGTATTGATTTCTTAAAGAACTATTTGAAAAAATATCCATTCCTTAAAGGGTTTGTCTTAGGGATCTCAGGAGGGCAGGACTCTACCCTAGCAGGGAAGCTTGCTCAGCTTGCTATCAATGAAATGATTGAAGAAACTGGAAATCCAGATTATCAATTTATAGCAGTTCGTTTGCCGTATGGGATTCAAAAGGATATGGATGATGTAAATGATGCAATTGAATTTATTCAGCCAACTAGAGCCTTAACTGTTAATATTAAAGCAGCAGTAGATGCTAGTGAAGCATCATTGAAAGAGGTAGGAATCCATTTATCGGATTTTGCTAAAGGCAATGAAAAAGCAAGAGAACGTATGAAGGTACAATACAGTATTGCTGCAATGGAAAATTGTGTAGTATTGGGCACAGACCATTCTGCCGAAAATCTAACAGGCTTCTATACAAAGTATGGAGATGGTGGAGCTGATCTTGTTCCGTTATTTCGATTGAATAAGCGCCAAGGGAGAATGCTTCTAAAGGAACTTGGATGTCCGGAGCATTTATATATGAAGACTCCAACTGCTGATTTAGAAGACGAACGTCCACAACTGGCAGATGAGAGTGCCCTTGGAGTGACTTACGAAGAAATTGATGATTATTTAGAAGGAAAAGAAGTTTCAGAGCAAGCGAAAAAAACAATCGAAAACCTTTATGCTAAATCTGAACATAAACGGCATTTACCAATTACAGTCTTTGATGATTTTTGGAAATAA